A window from Apteryx mantelli isolate bAptMan1 chromosome 27, bAptMan1.hap1, whole genome shotgun sequence encodes these proteins:
- the YTHDF2 gene encoding YTH domain-containing family protein 2 isoform X1, whose product MSASSLLEQRPKGQGNKVQNGSVHQKDGLNDDDFEPYLSPQARPNNAYTAMSDSYLPSYYSPSIGFSYSLGEAAWSTGGDPPMPYLTSYGQLSNGEPHFLPDAMFGQPGALGSTPFLGQHGFNFFPSGIDFSAWGNNSSQGQSTQSSGYSSNYAYAPSSLGGAMIDGQSAFANETLNKAPGMNTIDQGMAALKLGSTDVASNVPKVVGSAVGSGSITSNIVASNSLPPATIAPPKPTSWADIASKPAKQQPKLKTKNGIAGSSLPPPPIKHNMDIGTWDNKGPVAKAPSQALVQNIGQQPAQVSPQPVGQQINNSPPVAQASTGQQPQPLPPPPPQPAQLPVPQQAAQPTRWVAPRNRGNGFGQNGVDGNGVGQSQASSGSAPSEPHPVLEKLRSINNYNPKDFDWNPKHGRVFIIKSYSEDDIHRSIKYNIWCSTEHGNKRLDAAYRSMNGKGPVYLLFSVNGSGHFCGVAEMKSAVDYNTCAGVWSQDKWKGRFDVRWIFVKDVPNSQLRHIRLENNENKPVTNSRDTQEVPLEKAKQVLKIIATYKHTTSIFDDFSHYEKRQEEEENVKKERQGRVK is encoded by the exons ATGTCGGCCAGCAGCCTCCTGGAGCAG AGACCCAAGGGCCAAGGCAACAAAG TGCAAAATGGATCTGTGCATCAGAAGGATGGGTTAAATGATGATGACTTTGAACCCTACTTGAGCCCCCAGGCCAGGCCG aataaTGCATACACTGCAATGTCTGATTCCTACTTACCAAGCTACTACAGTCCATCCATTGGATTCTCCTACTCCTTAGGCGAAGCTGCCTGGTCTACGGGGGGTGATCCACCCATGCCCTACCTAACCTCTTATGGACAGCTGAGCAACGGGGAGCCTCACTTTCTCCCAGATGCGATGTTCGGGCAGCCAGGGGCCCTTGGCAGCACTCCGTTTCTCGGGCAGCATGGCTTTAACTTCTTTCCAAGTGGGATTGACTTTTCAGCTTGGGGGAATAACAGTTCTCAGGGACAATCCACTCAAAGCTCTGGATATAGTAGCAATTATGCTTATGCCCCTAGCTCGCTGGGTGGAGCCATGATTGATGGACAGTCTGCCTTTGCTAATGAGACTCTGAACAAGGCTCCTGGCATGAATACCATAGACCAAGGGATGGCAGCCCTGAAGCTGGGCAGCACAGATGTTGCAAGCAACGTCCCAAAAGTTGTTGGTTCAGCTGTTGGTAGCGGATCCATTACCAGTAATATTGTGGCATCTAACAGTTTGCCTCCGGCTACTATTGCTCCTCCGAAGCCAACGTCCTGGGCTGACATCGCTAGCAAACCGGCTAAGCAACAGCCCAAGCTGAAGACCAAGAACGGCATTGCAGGTTCAAGTCTTCCACCGCCTCCGATAAAACATAACATGGATATTGGAACTTGGGATAACAAAGGACCGGTGGCAAAAGCCCCTTCCCAGGCCTTAGTTCAGAATATTGGTCAGCAGCCAGCCCAGGTGTCCCCCCAACCGGTGGGTCAGCAGATCAATAACAGCCCACCAGTGGCCCAGGCCTCAACCGGGCAACAGCCACAGCCACTGCCCCCACCGCCACCGCAGCCggcccagctgcctgtgccacAGCAGGCGGCTCAGCCCACCCGCTGGGTTGCACCTCGTAACCGTGGCAATGGGTTTGGTCAAAATGGAGTGGATGGTAATGGAGTGGGACAGTCTCAAGCTAGTTCTGGTTCTGCTCCTTCAGAACCGCACCCAGTGTTGGAGAAGTTGAGATCTATCAACAACTACAATCCCAAGGATTTTGACTGGAACCCAAAACATGGCCGGGTTTTCATCATTAAGAGTTACTCTGAGGACGATATCCACCGTTCCATTAAATATAACATCTGGTGCAGTACAGAGCATGGCAACAAGAGACTGGATGCTGCCTATCGCTCCATGAACGGGAAAGGCCCCGTTTACTTACTGTTCAGTGTCAATGGTAGTGGTCACTTCTGCGGAGTAGCAGAAATGAAATCTGCTGTGGACTATAATACGTGTGCGGGTGTGTGGTCCCAGGACAAGTGGAAGGGACGTTTTGATGTCAGGTGGATTTTTGTGAAGGACGTTCCCAACAGCCAGCTGCGGCACATCCGCCTAGAGAACAACGAGAATAAACCAGTGACCAACTCCAGGGACACTCAGGAGGTGCCTCTGGAAAAGGCTAAGCAGGTGTTGAAAATCATTGCCACCTACAAGCACACCACCTCCATCTTTGATGACTTCTCACACTATGAGAAACgccaagaggaggaggaaaatgttaAAAAG
- the YTHDF2 gene encoding YTH domain-containing family protein 2 isoform X2, translated as MSDSYLPSYYSPSIGFSYSLGEAAWSTGGDPPMPYLTSYGQLSNGEPHFLPDAMFGQPGALGSTPFLGQHGFNFFPSGIDFSAWGNNSSQGQSTQSSGYSSNYAYAPSSLGGAMIDGQSAFANETLNKAPGMNTIDQGMAALKLGSTDVASNVPKVVGSAVGSGSITSNIVASNSLPPATIAPPKPTSWADIASKPAKQQPKLKTKNGIAGSSLPPPPIKHNMDIGTWDNKGPVAKAPSQALVQNIGQQPAQVSPQPVGQQINNSPPVAQASTGQQPQPLPPPPPQPAQLPVPQQAAQPTRWVAPRNRGNGFGQNGVDGNGVGQSQASSGSAPSEPHPVLEKLRSINNYNPKDFDWNPKHGRVFIIKSYSEDDIHRSIKYNIWCSTEHGNKRLDAAYRSMNGKGPVYLLFSVNGSGHFCGVAEMKSAVDYNTCAGVWSQDKWKGRFDVRWIFVKDVPNSQLRHIRLENNENKPVTNSRDTQEVPLEKAKQVLKIIATYKHTTSIFDDFSHYEKRQEEEENVKKERQGRVK; from the coding sequence ATGTCTGATTCCTACTTACCAAGCTACTACAGTCCATCCATTGGATTCTCCTACTCCTTAGGCGAAGCTGCCTGGTCTACGGGGGGTGATCCACCCATGCCCTACCTAACCTCTTATGGACAGCTGAGCAACGGGGAGCCTCACTTTCTCCCAGATGCGATGTTCGGGCAGCCAGGGGCCCTTGGCAGCACTCCGTTTCTCGGGCAGCATGGCTTTAACTTCTTTCCAAGTGGGATTGACTTTTCAGCTTGGGGGAATAACAGTTCTCAGGGACAATCCACTCAAAGCTCTGGATATAGTAGCAATTATGCTTATGCCCCTAGCTCGCTGGGTGGAGCCATGATTGATGGACAGTCTGCCTTTGCTAATGAGACTCTGAACAAGGCTCCTGGCATGAATACCATAGACCAAGGGATGGCAGCCCTGAAGCTGGGCAGCACAGATGTTGCAAGCAACGTCCCAAAAGTTGTTGGTTCAGCTGTTGGTAGCGGATCCATTACCAGTAATATTGTGGCATCTAACAGTTTGCCTCCGGCTACTATTGCTCCTCCGAAGCCAACGTCCTGGGCTGACATCGCTAGCAAACCGGCTAAGCAACAGCCCAAGCTGAAGACCAAGAACGGCATTGCAGGTTCAAGTCTTCCACCGCCTCCGATAAAACATAACATGGATATTGGAACTTGGGATAACAAAGGACCGGTGGCAAAAGCCCCTTCCCAGGCCTTAGTTCAGAATATTGGTCAGCAGCCAGCCCAGGTGTCCCCCCAACCGGTGGGTCAGCAGATCAATAACAGCCCACCAGTGGCCCAGGCCTCAACCGGGCAACAGCCACAGCCACTGCCCCCACCGCCACCGCAGCCggcccagctgcctgtgccacAGCAGGCGGCTCAGCCCACCCGCTGGGTTGCACCTCGTAACCGTGGCAATGGGTTTGGTCAAAATGGAGTGGATGGTAATGGAGTGGGACAGTCTCAAGCTAGTTCTGGTTCTGCTCCTTCAGAACCGCACCCAGTGTTGGAGAAGTTGAGATCTATCAACAACTACAATCCCAAGGATTTTGACTGGAACCCAAAACATGGCCGGGTTTTCATCATTAAGAGTTACTCTGAGGACGATATCCACCGTTCCATTAAATATAACATCTGGTGCAGTACAGAGCATGGCAACAAGAGACTGGATGCTGCCTATCGCTCCATGAACGGGAAAGGCCCCGTTTACTTACTGTTCAGTGTCAATGGTAGTGGTCACTTCTGCGGAGTAGCAGAAATGAAATCTGCTGTGGACTATAATACGTGTGCGGGTGTGTGGTCCCAGGACAAGTGGAAGGGACGTTTTGATGTCAGGTGGATTTTTGTGAAGGACGTTCCCAACAGCCAGCTGCGGCACATCCGCCTAGAGAACAACGAGAATAAACCAGTGACCAACTCCAGGGACACTCAGGAGGTGCCTCTGGAAAAGGCTAAGCAGGTGTTGAAAATCATTGCCACCTACAAGCACACCACCTCCATCTTTGATGACTTCTCACACTATGAGAAACgccaagaggaggaggaaaatgttaAAAAG